The stretch of DNA acaggaGAGAGATGAGGAAGAATATACCCGACGTCAACGTTTGGCTGAGTTGGAGGAGGAGAGGATTCGGACACAGTTAGCAAGGGCCCAGCGTGAAGAAACTGCTCATGTTCCTCATATCCGTCCAATAGAACCTGTCCGTCTAAAGATCGATCCTTTTGATACCACCAAAGAAGATTTGGATACTTTTCTAGGGCGATTTGAGAGAGCGGCATCCCTGAGTGGGTGGAACAGGGAACGAGACTGGGGAGCTAGGCTGGGGACACTTCTTAAAGGTTTTTCCTCAGAGGTTTACCTAGAATTGCCTGATGAGGACGCGCTAAAGTACGACAAAGTGGTGGAGACGCTACGTGGGGCTTTTCGTTGGACTGCTGACTCTTACCGCTCCAAGTTTCGTCAGGCTGTGAAAAAGGATGAAGAAACATTTCAGCAGCATGCTACTCGGCTCCGGATTTGGTTTGAGCGATGGAGAAAGGCAGCCAAGAAGGAGGAGACATACGAAGGAGTTCGAGATCTCATACTGATGGAGCACCTTCTCGACAGAGTATCTGGAGAACTTGCCGACTTCATCAGACAGAATGACCCCAGTACTCTTTCTGAAGCTGCTGAACTAGCTGAGAGATTTGCATCGTCGAAACGGGCCAGGAAAAATCCAGTTACTGTCTTTGGTAAAGCATTGGGTCACCAGAAAGGACCAAGTAGCCCGAAGAAGGATGCAACTCCAGCAAAGCTTGCTGGCTCTAAGCCATCTGGATTCAAGGGAAAATGTTTCAACTGCGGTCAGGAAGGTCACTCTAGAAGAAACTGTCCTCGTCCAACTTCGGTGAAAACCGTTGTCACTCTGGGAACGGTCACCTCAGGAACTGAACTGCCTGCTCTCTGTGATCCTTGCAGCCAACTGACCTACTCTCCTAGATGTACTGTGAACGTCAATGGTTCTTCAGTATCTGCCCTGAGGGACACTGGAGCTGACGGGCTAGTGGTGGATTCGTCTCTTGTGCGAGATAACAAGCGCAGCGTTGGACGACAAACCATCCGACTTGCAGCCGGCAACGTCGAACGAGAGTGCCCAACTGTTGTGATTGACTTTGAATCGCCTTTCTTTTCAGGAAAGGCAATTGCTATTGTGGTGGAGGATCTTGCTCATCCTGTATTGATTGGAAATGCCATCCCGTTGCCTGATGGACAAACTCTTGAAGTTCCGGTGTACAGGGGAAAGGCATATCCTGTGAAGACATGTGTTGTCACCAGAGCACAGCATGCTCGAGAACAACAAGGACCCAAAACTCTTAAAATGAAGGACTCCGGACTGGGAGGTGTCACCCGAGATGAACTCATTCAGCTACAAGAGAACGACTCTACATTGGTACGCATTCGAAAGCTAGCGGCGGTTAGTAATCCTGCTCCCTCCGGGAAACATGGCCAAGTGAAGTTTTCCTGGAAGAAAGGAGTTCTGCAAAGGGAGTTCTCATCAGGTGAAGATGTGTACCATCAGATAGTTGTACCAGAAGCCTTGAGACCTGGAATCCTTAAGCTGTCGCATGATGTACCAATGGCTGGCCATCTTGGTTCGAGGAGGACTCGAGATCGAGTGTGGAACTCTTTCTACTGGCCGGGAATGGGCGGTGACATCCGTCGATATGTACAATCCTGCGATGCTTGCCAGCGAGCTCTACCCAAGGGGAAAATTCCAAAAGCACCACTTGGAAAGATGCCTCTGCTGGATGAACCTTTCCGGAGAATCGCTGTTGACATTGTGGGGCCTTTGACCATCTCCGAAAGAAAGAACCGCTACATTCTGGTTGCTGTAGACTATGCCACCCGGTACCCAGAAGCGACCCCTTTACCCAGCATCGAAGCAGAGCGTGTGGCTGAAGCACTCTGGCAGATGTATACTCGGGTTGGAGTTCCCAAAGAAGTACTGACCGACAGGGGTTCTCAGTTTGTCAGCAATCTCATGAAGCAAGTGAATCAGTTTCTTGCCCTGAAAGGACTCACCACGACACCATATCATGCTCAATGTAATGGTCTTGTAGAAAGATTCAATGGGACACTGAAGACAATGCTGAAGAAGCTCTGCATGGAGAAACCCAAAGATTGGGATCGTTTTGTTCCTGCCCTCCTTTTCGCCTACCGAGAGGTACCACAGGAAAGTTTAGGGTTTTCCCCTTTTGAACTTTTGTACGGGAGAACTGTGAGAGGACCTCTTTCCCTTCTCAAGGAGATATGGACCAAAGACACCCCTGCAGAAGTTAGGACTACTGCTGAGTATGTCGTGGATCTGCGTCAGCgtttggaagacactttgaAAATCGCACAGCAGAACCTGGACAACTCCTCCCGGCGCTACGCCAGAGCTTTCGATCGTCGTGCAGTGAAACGAAACTTCAAGATTGGAAGTAGAGTTCTGCTTCTCCTACCCCTGAAGAAGAACAAGTTAGAAATGGCTTGGGAAGGACCCTACGAGGTTGTAGGAAAAGTTGG from Littorina saxatilis isolate snail1 linkage group LG13, US_GU_Lsax_2.0, whole genome shotgun sequence encodes:
- the LOC138946137 gene encoding uncharacterized protein is translated as MEHLLDRVSGELADFIRQNDPSTLSEAAELAERFASSKRARKNPVTVFGKALGHQKGPSSPKKDATPAKLAGSKPSGFKGKCFNCGQEGHSRRNCPRPTSVKTVVTLGTVTSGTELPALCDPCSQLTYSPRCTVNVNGSSVSALRDTGADGLVVDSSLVRDNKRSVGRQTIRLAAGNVERECPTVVIDFESPFFSGKAIAIVVEDLAHPVLIGNAIPLPDGQTLEVPVYRGKAYPVKTCVVTRAQHAREQQGPKTLKMKDSGLGGVTRDELIQLQENDSTLVRIRKLAAVSNPAPSGKHGQVKFSWKKGVLQREFSSGEDVYHQIVVPEALRPGILKLSHDVPMAGHLGSRRTRDRVWNSFYWPGMGGDIRRYVQSCDACQRALPKGKIPKAPLGKMPLLDEPFRRIAVDIVGPLTISERKNRYILVAVDYATRYPEATPLPSIEAERVAEALWQMYTRVGVPKEVLTDRGSQFVSNLMKQVNQFLALKGLTTTPYHAQCNGLVERFNGTLKTMLKKLCMEKPKDWDRFVPALLFAYREVPQESLGFSPFELLYGRTVRGPLSLLKEIWTKDTPAEVRTTAEYVVDLRQRLEDTLKIAQQNLDNSSRRYARAFDRRAVKRNFKIGSRVLLLLPLKKNKLEMAWEGPYEVVGKVGECDYRLRVGTKEKLYHANLIKEYVERGSRPTPSRADQDVVTTCAVVIDESGATSEEDVTYPRDIPLPALQSKEGPSDVQCNPALTDSQRDDVNRFKGRFVKALTDLPGSTKLEEFSVSLLTSKPVFVRPRPVPYSQTETVKKEVEAMLKMGVIEPASSPYNAPVVLVKKRDGTIRFCIDYRQLNRVTEFDGEPLPDIDQLFSCLGRAKYFTKIDLSKGYWQIPVLAEDRPKLAFIVPQGQFQWTMMPFGLQNAVAVFSRMMRKLLNPLRRSDVHNFMDDILIGTEDWGTHLEALEAVFRRLEEEGLTARPTKCFVGFPELDYLGHRVGHGLMWPEAAKLEKIQASRRPETKKEVRAFLGLVGFYRRYVANFAAIALALTNLTRKNCSNKVQWTEVCEESFNTLREILSKPPVICLPDLSQPFVLQTDASDVGLGAVLLQERDGELKPVSFASRKLNSAEKNYATVEKECLAVVWAVKKFEVYLYGQEFELQTDHQSLQHLQRAKTSNGRLMRWALLLQPFSFRIRAIRGRENVGADYYSRVV